From one Candidatus Methylomirabilota bacterium genomic stretch:
- a CDS encoding cation:proton antiporter: MDNTWFLAALWVGLALVATLLAIWFKVSTALSEIVVGTVAQLIVAVLLGGAGLGAQTPWIGFLAGTGAIVLTFLAGAEIDPAVFRVKWKEATVVGLVSFFAPFLGSAAVAYYLLGWAPMAAWLAGVALSTTSVAVVYAVMLELGFNTTDYGKVILAACFITDLGTVIALGIIFAPFTVRTLVFVALSLAIFVVLPFVTPGIFRRYGGRVSEFETKFLLLALFAMGGLALWADSEPVLPAYIIGMVLAGTVGKDHALIRRLRTLTFGLLTPFYFLRAGSLVSVPALVAAPGALVVLFFAKMVSKLAGVFPSVRIFGHREGADVYYTLMMSTGLTFGTISALFGLNHGVITPAQYSHLVSAVIGSAVIPTMIANAWFMPRHLLPVPAASREPADAAVRPSGAPTS; this comes from the coding sequence ATAGACAACACGTGGTTCCTCGCGGCACTGTGGGTGGGGCTCGCGCTCGTCGCCACGCTGCTGGCCATCTGGTTCAAGGTCTCGACGGCGCTCTCCGAGATCGTGGTCGGCACGGTGGCGCAGCTCATCGTCGCCGTCCTCCTCGGCGGCGCAGGACTCGGCGCCCAGACGCCATGGATCGGCTTCCTCGCGGGGACGGGCGCGATCGTTCTCACCTTCCTGGCGGGCGCCGAGATCGACCCGGCCGTCTTCCGCGTCAAGTGGAAGGAGGCGACCGTGGTCGGTCTCGTGAGCTTTTTCGCCCCGTTTCTTGGCTCGGCCGCCGTCGCCTACTACCTTCTCGGCTGGGCACCGATGGCCGCCTGGCTTGCGGGGGTGGCGCTCTCGACGACGTCGGTCGCGGTGGTCTACGCGGTCATGCTCGAGCTCGGCTTCAACACGACGGACTACGGCAAGGTCATCCTCGCCGCCTGTTTCATCACTGACCTTGGAACCGTGATCGCCCTCGGTATCATCTTCGCGCCGTTCACGGTGCGCACCCTGGTTTTCGTCGCACTGTCGCTGGCGATCTTCGTGGTCCTGCCGTTCGTGACCCCGGGGATCTTCCGCCGATACGGGGGCCGGGTGTCGGAGTTCGAGACGAAGTTCCTCCTGCTGGCGCTCTTCGCGATGGGTGGCCTCGCGCTCTGGGCGGACAGCGAGCCGGTGCTGCCCGCGTACATCATCGGCATGGTCCTGGCCGGCACCGTCGGCAAGGACCACGCCCTGATCCGGCGATTGCGCACGCTGACCTTCGGGCTCTTGACGCCCTTCTATTTCCTCCGCGCCGGGTCCCTCGTTTCCGTGCCCGCGCTCGTCGCCGCCCCCGGCGCCCTCGTCGTGCTCTTCTTCGCCAAAATGGTCAGCAAGCTCGCGGGCGTCTTCCCGTCGGTGCGGATCTTCGGCCACCGGGAAGGGGCCGACGTCTACTACACGCTCATGATGTCCACTGGGCTCACCTTCGGAACCATCTCAGCCCTCTTTGGGCTCAACCACGGGGTTATCACGCCGGCCCAGTACTCGCACCTGGTCTCGGCCGTCATCGGCAGCGCCGTGATCCCGACCATGATCGCCAATGCCTGGTTCATGCCGCGGCATCTGCTTCCGGTCCCCGCCGCGAGTCGAGAGCCGGCGGACGCCGCGGTCCGGCCCTCGGGCGCGCCGACGTCCTGA
- a CDS encoding amidase, translating into MATQDLCWLPALELAALVREKKVSPVEVTDAALAQIERVNPTLNAYCAVTAEEARDAAQAAEVAVMTGEELGPLHGVPVSVKDLVFMRRVPTTGGSRLFADHVPEEDAVAVERLKGAGAIILGKTNTPEFGHKGVTDNPLFGITRNPWNPALTPGGSSGGAGVAVAAGMGPLALGTDGGGSIRIPASFCGIYGLKPSFGRVPHGPGFPGWQNFSVTGPMTRTVRDAALMLDALAGPDDRDRWSLPADGGPPFLAACEGGLEGLSVGWSADFGYALVDPEVAELCAAAAEQFEGLGCHVEVVTPSWENPEEIFRTLSAAESYAAWRERLEDSADRLDPSFVAVLKYGHTITIDQYMDAARRRKELWTDVQRFLARFDLLITPTVAVPPFPVARPSVTEINGEPVSGLGWIAFTFPFNLTGQPAATVPVAMTAAGLPVGLQIVGRRFAERAVLAASAAFEAAQPWAARRPPEAG; encoded by the coding sequence ATGGCCACCCAAGATCTCTGCTGGCTCCCCGCGCTCGAACTGGCCGCGCTCGTCCGAGAAAAGAAAGTCTCGCCGGTCGAGGTGACGGACGCCGCGCTCGCGCAGATCGAGCGCGTGAACCCGACGCTCAACGCTTACTGCGCCGTCACGGCGGAGGAAGCCCGCGACGCCGCTCAGGCGGCCGAGGTGGCGGTGATGACCGGCGAGGAGCTGGGCCCGCTCCACGGCGTGCCGGTCTCGGTCAAGGACCTGGTTTTCATGCGCCGCGTGCCGACCACGGGCGGCTCGCGCCTCTTCGCCGACCACGTGCCGGAGGAGGACGCGGTCGCGGTCGAGCGGCTCAAGGGCGCCGGCGCCATCATCCTCGGCAAGACCAACACGCCGGAGTTCGGCCACAAGGGCGTCACGGACAACCCGCTCTTCGGCATCACGCGCAATCCGTGGAACCCCGCGCTGACGCCCGGCGGTTCGAGCGGCGGGGCGGGAGTAGCCGTGGCCGCGGGCATGGGCCCGCTGGCGCTGGGCACCGACGGCGGCGGCTCGATCCGCATCCCGGCCTCCTTCTGCGGCATCTACGGCCTCAAGCCCTCCTTCGGCCGCGTGCCCCACGGACCGGGCTTCCCCGGCTGGCAAAACTTCTCGGTGACAGGGCCGATGACACGCACCGTGCGTGACGCGGCCCTCATGCTCGACGCGCTCGCCGGGCCGGATGACCGTGACCGCTGGTCGCTTCCCGCCGACGGAGGACCGCCGTTTCTCGCGGCCTGCGAGGGCGGGCTCGAGGGGCTCAGTGTCGGCTGGTCGGCGGATTTTGGCTACGCGCTCGTGGATCCCGAAGTCGCGGAGCTCTGCGCCGCGGCGGCCGAGCAGTTCGAAGGGCTGGGTTGCCACGTCGAGGTGGTGACGCCGAGCTGGGAGAACCCCGAGGAGATCTTCCGGACGTTGAGCGCCGCCGAGAGCTACGCGGCCTGGCGGGAGCGGCTCGAGGACAGCGCCGACCGGCTCGACCCGAGCTTCGTCGCGGTGCTCAAGTACGGGCACACGATCACGATCGACCAGTACATGGACGCCGCCCGCCGGCGGAAGGAGCTGTGGACCGACGTCCAGCGCTTCCTCGCCCGCTTCGATCTGCTGATCACGCCGACCGTGGCCGTGCCGCCGTTTCCCGTCGCGCGCCCTTCCGTCACGGAGATCAACGGCGAGCCCGTGTCCGGGCTCGGCTGGATCGCGTTCACGTTCCCGTTCAACCTGACGGGCCAGCCCGCGGCGACCGTGCCTGTGGCTATGACGGCGGCAGGACTGCCCGTGGGGCTCCAGATCGTGGGCCGGCGCTTCGCCGAGCGCGCGGTGCTCGCCGCCTCGGCCGCTTTCGAGGCGGCGCAGCCGTGGGCCGCGCGGCGCCCGCCCGAAGCCGGGTAG
- a CDS encoding cyclic nucleotide-binding domain-containing protein, which yields MAKPADIAFLRQVDLLRDLDEAQLVALWPRLRERRLRKGEVLFREGDPGEEMFFIRSGAILVSKKVSGRVEQILNRFESGSSFGEMSIFGDEPKRTATIQADVETSLLALDRESINNFIRDNPRDAAQFFQEMARVLIRRLVQSTDLVREVTRWGLEATGLDAERKSGGPPT from the coding sequence CTGGCCAAGCCGGCCGACATCGCCTTTCTCCGCCAGGTCGACCTCCTCCGCGACCTGGATGAAGCGCAGCTCGTCGCGCTCTGGCCGCGCCTCCGCGAGCGCCGGCTCCGCAAGGGCGAGGTGCTGTTCCGCGAGGGCGACCCCGGGGAGGAGATGTTCTTCATCCGCTCGGGCGCCATCCTGGTCTCCAAGAAAGTCAGCGGGCGCGTCGAGCAGATACTGAACCGGTTCGAGTCCGGCTCGAGCTTCGGCGAGATGAGCATCTTCGGCGACGAGCCCAAGCGCACGGCCACGATCCAGGCCGACGTCGAGACCTCCCTGCTTGCCCTCGACCGCGAGAGCATCAACAACTTCATCAGGGACAATCCGCGGGACGCCGCCCAGTTCTTCCAGGAGATGGCCCGCGTGCTGATCCGCCGGCTCGTGCAGTCGACCGACCTCGTGCGAGAGGTGACGCGCTGGGGCCTCGAGGCGACGGGCCTGGACGCCGAGCGCAAATCGGGGGGGCCGCCCACGTGA
- a CDS encoding cupin domain-containing protein, protein MATAEKGVKDSSGLYEVERRARHAERPGFRISELQIGPKQQVPWHYHTTVQDTFYVLEGRLRLFLRDPKEEIRLGPGETYAVRPGRPHLVTNGGDTSATFLVLQGIGEYDYVPLT, encoded by the coding sequence ATGGCGACCGCCGAAAAGGGCGTCAAGGACTCGAGCGGGCTCTACGAGGTCGAGCGGCGTGCGCGGCACGCCGAGCGGCCGGGCTTCAGGATCTCGGAGCTCCAGATCGGCCCGAAGCAGCAGGTGCCGTGGCACTACCACACCACGGTCCAGGACACTTTCTACGTCCTCGAAGGCAGGCTCCGGCTCTTCCTGCGCGACCCGAAGGAGGAGATCAGGCTCGGCCCGGGGGAGACGTACGCGGTCCGCCCCGGTCGGCCGCATCTCGTGACCAACGGGGGCGACACCTCGGCGACCTTTCTCGTGCTCCAGGGGATCGGCGAGTACGACTACGTCCCGCTGACCTGA
- a CDS encoding type II toxin-antitoxin system PemK/MazF family toxin: protein MAGAAEVKRPRRGDVYLVNFDPTIGAEVKKTRPAVVIQNDIGNRWSPITIVAAMTSRFEDPLYPTEVLVRASEGGPPPESRSCDGVKKDRVSR from the coding sequence ATGGCAGGGGCGGCGGAGGTAAAGAGGCCGCGGAGGGGTGACGTCTACCTGGTCAACTTCGACCCGACGATCGGGGCCGAGGTGAAGAAGACCCGTCCTGCTGTGGTGATCCAGAACGATATCGGGAATCGTTGGAGCCCCATCACCATCGTCGCGGCGATGACGTCGCGGTTTGAGGATCCGCTCTATCCGACGGAGGTCCTGGTGAGAGCGTCGGAAGGGGGCCCTCCTCCTGAGTCTCGGTCTTGTGACGGTGTGAAGAAGGATCGCGTGAGCCGTTAG
- a CDS encoding adenylosuccinate synthase translates to MPNIVIVGAQWGDEGKGKVVDVITPHFDVVVRYQGGNNAGHTVVVGREKFVLQTIPSGILHPGRRNIIGCGVVVNPASLIDEMESLVQRGVSLDGNLFISKNAHVVMPYHPALDRASESKAGKHRIGTTGKGVGPAYADKTGRVGIRMADLLDERLFREKLEYNVKQKNRLLREIYDAESFTVDGILGPYLRYAGWLAPYITDTALLLHNWMEAGSSVLFEGAQGTMLDLDHGTYPFISPSSATAGGACTGSGVPPTKIDGVIGISKAYCTRVGGGPFPTELRGEMADLLRTRGKEFGSVTGRPRRCGWVDAIGLRYAARINGLDTLAITKLDVLDTCDTVKICVGYNYDDEVLTDFPEEERIWHEAEPVYEELSGWKTSTAGLRDYEDLPTKAREYLARLSELCGVGISLISTGPVRDETILVNDSTLTRWIPGLRSSLPPH, encoded by the coding sequence ATGCCTAACATCGTGATCGTCGGAGCGCAGTGGGGTGACGAGGGCAAGGGCAAGGTGGTGGACGTCATCACGCCGCACTTCGACGTGGTCGTGCGCTACCAGGGCGGCAACAACGCCGGCCACACCGTGGTTGTGGGGCGCGAGAAGTTCGTGCTCCAGACCATCCCCTCGGGTATCCTCCACCCCGGCCGCCGCAACATCATCGGCTGCGGCGTGGTGGTCAACCCGGCGTCCCTCATCGACGAGATGGAGTCGCTGGTCCAGCGCGGCGTCTCGCTCGACGGCAACCTCTTCATCTCGAAGAACGCGCACGTGGTCATGCCGTACCACCCGGCTCTCGATCGTGCCAGCGAGTCCAAGGCCGGCAAGCACCGCATCGGCACCACGGGCAAAGGCGTGGGCCCGGCCTACGCCGACAAGACCGGGCGCGTGGGCATCCGGATGGCCGATCTCCTCGACGAGCGGCTCTTCCGCGAGAAGCTCGAGTACAACGTCAAGCAGAAGAACCGCCTGCTCCGCGAGATCTACGACGCCGAGAGCTTCACCGTGGACGGCATCCTCGGCCCCTACCTCCGCTACGCCGGGTGGCTCGCGCCCTACATCACGGACACGGCGCTCCTGCTCCACAACTGGATGGAGGCGGGCTCCTCCGTGCTCTTCGAGGGCGCGCAGGGGACCATGCTCGACCTCGACCACGGCACGTACCCGTTCATCTCGCCGTCGAGCGCGACGGCGGGCGGCGCGTGCACGGGCTCGGGCGTGCCGCCGACCAAGATCGACGGCGTCATCGGCATCTCCAAGGCCTACTGCACGCGTGTGGGCGGGGGACCGTTCCCGACGGAGCTCCGCGGCGAGATGGCCGACCTCCTGCGCACGCGCGGCAAGGAGTTCGGCTCGGTGACGGGTCGGCCGCGCCGCTGCGGCTGGGTCGACGCGATCGGGCTCCGCTACGCGGCGCGCATCAACGGGCTCGACACCCTGGCAATCACAAAGCTCGACGTCCTCGACACCTGCGACACGGTCAAGATCTGCGTCGGATACAACTACGATGACGAGGTGCTGACAGACTTCCCCGAGGAGGAGCGCATCTGGCACGAGGCCGAGCCCGTGTACGAAGAGCTCTCGGGGTGGAAGACCTCGACCGCGGGACTGCGCGACTACGAGGACCTGCCGACCAAAGCCCGCGAGTACCTGGCGCGGCTGTCCGAGCTCTGCGGCGTGGGCATCTCGCTCATCTCGACGGGCCCCGTGCGCGACGAGACCATCCTGGTCAACGACTCGACGCTCACCCGCTGGATCCCGGGCCTCCGCTCCTCGCTGCCGCCGCACTAG